One part of the Arachidicoccus terrestris genome encodes these proteins:
- a CDS encoding penicillin-binding protein → MEIKRDILWRVYLCFLLVVLVCIVIVGKAFYIQQVQGDYWESMSDSLHQKIQEIAADRGTIYSDNGQMLSTSIPQFDIYIDFEADGLREKNGKRFTENLDSLSYGLSQLFKDKTASMYKQMLKEGYRKGSRYYSLKKGISYRTYQKLLKLPLVREGRNKSGFIAETKNIRLNPYQILAYRTIGLNRSNSQKVGLEATYDSVLKGTPGKRLVRFIAGGVAVPVDESADIDPENGKDIITTIDTHIQEITENALMKMMVSNEATHGCAIVLEVKTGKIKAIANLGRTPSGKYWENFNYAVTPTEPGSIFKLATMLALLSDNKTTLDAPIDLHGGHWPINGRVVNDAENHGNVANVKEAFEVSSNVGMAELVYKNYKDNPMQFINHLKKIGLGSLTGVDIKGERHPFIYTPQSKLWSATTLPWMAFGYNTMISPLGIAMLYNAVANDGVMMKPYLVSAYAKEGQIIKQIQPTKLRTVADSTVVKQLQSLVYGVCNDKHGTGYTLLKDLPFELCGKTGTALVADGKNGYSSKIYQSAFAGYFPADDPQYTCVVEIVNKPHAARYYGAAVAGPVFKEIAERLYTLFVRRNNPNHYAGLDSLKKIGDNYSYVGKTSSFKTVANTLGWKYGYTTKDAAAWSRFYNDDQPKSYLAPLGDVQSGFRQGLKGNKMPDLSGMGLKDALYICEGLGLKVDIKGFGRVTGQSLTVGAPIEKGQVIQLALGNDKKQG, encoded by the coding sequence ATGGAAATAAAACGCGACATATTATGGCGTGTGTACCTCTGCTTCTTGCTGGTGGTACTTGTTTGCATTGTCATTGTCGGCAAGGCCTTCTATATACAGCAGGTACAGGGTGACTATTGGGAGTCGATGAGCGATAGCCTGCACCAGAAAATTCAGGAGATTGCAGCAGACCGAGGAACCATCTACAGTGATAACGGGCAAATGTTGAGTACCAGCATTCCGCAATTTGACATTTATATCGACTTTGAAGCCGACGGCCTCAGGGAAAAAAACGGGAAGCGCTTTACCGAAAACCTCGATTCACTAAGCTATGGTCTGTCCCAACTGTTTAAAGACAAAACAGCATCTATGTACAAACAGATGTTGAAAGAAGGATACAGAAAAGGCAGCCGTTATTACAGCCTCAAAAAAGGAATATCTTACCGGACCTATCAAAAATTATTAAAACTACCGCTGGTAAGAGAGGGGCGTAATAAAAGCGGGTTTATTGCAGAAACAAAGAATATTCGCCTTAACCCCTATCAGATACTGGCTTACAGAACGATTGGACTCAACCGCAGCAATTCTCAGAAAGTGGGACTGGAAGCTACTTATGATTCTGTCCTTAAAGGAACGCCGGGTAAAAGATTGGTGCGGTTTATCGCAGGAGGCGTAGCTGTTCCGGTCGATGAATCAGCCGACATTGATCCGGAAAACGGCAAGGATATTATCACGACGATTGATACGCATATCCAGGAGATTACAGAAAATGCACTCATGAAAATGATGGTTTCCAATGAAGCCACGCACGGATGTGCCATCGTTTTAGAAGTAAAAACCGGTAAGATCAAGGCCATCGCCAATCTGGGCAGAACCCCCAGTGGCAAGTACTGGGAAAATTTTAATTATGCCGTAACACCAACCGAGCCAGGATCTATTTTCAAGCTGGCCACCATGCTGGCGCTATTGTCAGACAATAAAACAACGCTGGATGCCCCTATCGATCTGCATGGAGGGCACTGGCCTATCAACGGGCGTGTCGTCAATGACGCAGAAAATCATGGCAATGTCGCCAATGTTAAAGAAGCCTTTGAAGTCAGCTCCAATGTCGGCATGGCGGAACTGGTCTACAAGAACTATAAGGACAATCCCATGCAGTTTATCAATCATTTGAAAAAGATTGGCCTGGGCAGCCTGACGGGCGTAGATATTAAGGGGGAACGGCATCCGTTTATCTACACGCCACAAAGTAAACTCTGGAGCGCCACAACACTTCCATGGATGGCCTTCGGGTATAATACTATGATCTCACCGCTCGGCATTGCCATGCTTTATAATGCGGTGGCCAACGACGGCGTGATGATGAAGCCGTACTTAGTATCTGCCTACGCCAAGGAAGGGCAAATCATTAAGCAGATCCAGCCAACCAAGCTTAGAACAGTAGCCGATTCCACCGTCGTGAAGCAACTCCAGTCCCTGGTATATGGTGTCTGTAATGACAAACACGGTACGGGTTATACGCTCTTAAAGGATTTGCCCTTTGAGCTATGTGGCAAGACCGGTACTGCGCTGGTAGCAGACGGCAAGAATGGATATAGCTCCAAAATTTACCAGTCTGCATTCGCCGGTTATTTTCCTGCGGACGATCCGCAATATACCTGTGTCGTGGAAATCGTCAATAAACCACATGCCGCCAGATACTATGGTGCAGCGGTGGCTGGCCCAGTATTTAAAGAAATCGCCGAGAGGCTGTATACCCTTTTTGTCCGGCGTAATAACCCAAACCACTATGCAGGTCTGGACAGTCTGAAAAAAATAGGTGACAATTATAGCTATGTAGGCAAAACATCTTCCTTCAAAACTGTCGCCAATACACTGGGATGGAAGTATGGCTATACAACAAAGGATGCTGCTGCCTGGAGTCGTTTTTATAACGATGATCAGCCGAAGAGTTATCTGGCGCCACTTGGCGATGTCCAAAGTGGCTTCAGGCAAGGTTTGAAAGGTAACAAAATGCCTGATCTAAGTGGCATGGGGTTGAAGGACGCACTTTATATATGTGAAGGCCTGGGATTAAAGGTCGACATTAAGGGATTTGGCAGAGTCACCGGACAGTCCCTGACTGTCGGTGCTCCTATAGAAAAGGGTCAGGTAATTCAGTTGGCGCTGGGAAACGATAAAAAACAGGGATAG
- a CDS encoding FtsL-like putative cell division protein, producing the protein MQEQEEKRKFRPSFKSVVRYDWITKNIGFFLFLAMLTVLYIANGHMADKAIRDISRTTREIKDLQFEYKTLKSELMYQTRESELVKAVETSGLKISEVPPVHIKLEKRKPEAQ; encoded by the coding sequence ATGCAGGAGCAAGAGGAGAAAAGAAAGTTTAGGCCATCATTTAAAAGCGTCGTCCGCTATGACTGGATCACCAAAAATATCGGGTTCTTCCTGTTTTTGGCCATGCTGACCGTTTTGTATATAGCGAATGGTCATATGGCCGACAAAGCTATTCGCGACATCAGCCGCACGACCAGAGAAATCAAAGACCTTCAGTTTGAATACAAGACCCTCAAAAGTGAACTGATGTATCAGACACGTGAATCCGAATTGGTAAAAGCAGTGGAAACTTCCGGATTAAAAATCAGTGAGGTCCCCCCGGTACATATTAAACTGGAAAAACGAAAACCTGAAGCCCAATAG
- the rsmH gene encoding 16S rRNA (cytosine(1402)-N(4))-methyltransferase RsmH — MNSPDHLYDYHLPVLYQETLEALDIKPDGIYVDCTFGGGGHSKGILERLGPSGRLVAFDQDADAQANLPEDSRVLFIPQNFRYLQRFLRLNEVPAVDGILADLGVSSHQFDVGERGFSIRFDGPLDMRMDRRGTTTAKTVLEQFSEQELLRVFSNYGEVSNSKSLAKYIVTHRTAGHLKTVQAFKDFLHPMVKGNPNKYFAQVFQALRIQVNEELLSLQELLEQIPQVLKPGGRVAIITFHSLEDRMVKNFFKNGRLEPEEEHPFLNSTFKSPLTVITRKPITAQAQELKENNRSRSAKLRVAAKTDL, encoded by the coding sequence ATGAATAGCCCGGATCATTTATATGACTATCATTTGCCTGTTCTTTACCAGGAAACCCTGGAAGCTCTGGACATCAAACCGGACGGCATCTATGTAGATTGTACGTTTGGAGGGGGCGGCCATAGCAAGGGCATTTTGGAAAGACTGGGACCTTCCGGACGTCTGGTTGCTTTTGACCAGGATGCGGATGCTCAGGCCAATTTACCGGAAGACAGCCGGGTCCTCTTTATCCCACAGAACTTCAGGTACCTCCAGCGTTTTTTACGTTTAAACGAGGTGCCGGCGGTAGACGGGATACTGGCAGATCTGGGTGTCAGCAGCCATCAGTTCGATGTGGGAGAAAGAGGGTTTTCTATTCGTTTTGACGGTCCGCTGGATATGCGCATGGACAGAAGAGGGACAACCACCGCAAAAACGGTCCTGGAACAATTCTCCGAGCAGGAGCTGCTCCGGGTATTCAGCAATTACGGAGAGGTCTCAAATTCAAAATCCCTGGCGAAGTATATTGTCACCCATCGGACAGCCGGTCACTTAAAAACCGTACAGGCTTTTAAAGATTTCCTCCATCCTATGGTAAAGGGCAATCCTAATAAATATTTTGCACAGGTATTCCAGGCACTGAGAATCCAGGTGAATGAAGAGCTGCTCTCATTGCAGGAATTGCTGGAACAGATACCACAAGTCCTGAAACCGGGTGGCAGGGTCGCCATCATCACTTTTCATTCTCTGGAAGACCGGATGGTAAAAAACTTTTTCAAAAACGGCAGGCTGGAACCGGAAGAGGAGCACCCGTTTTTGAACTCCACCTTTAAAAGCCCTTTAACTGTCATAACCCGTAAACCCATTACAGCCCAGGCGCAGGAATTAAAAGAAAATAACAGAAGCAGAAGTGCAAAATTAAGAGTCGCAGCAAAAACAGATTTATAA
- the mraZ gene encoding division/cell wall cluster transcriptional repressor MraZ — protein sequence MVHFLGEYEVTLDAKGRFLLPAGFKKQIPEQSLRFIVNRGFEKCLTLYPMQSWEPMFAKISTLNDFDPKVRAFRRQFLGGATEVEADTAGRLLLPSTLRDFAGLTKNIILVAAVDKIEIWDAEAYKKIFEEFSADHFSELAREVMVKPEPKHE from the coding sequence ATGGTGCATTTTTTAGGCGAATACGAAGTAACACTCGATGCAAAAGGTCGTTTCCTTTTGCCTGCCGGATTTAAAAAACAAATCCCGGAGCAGTCGCTGCGTTTCATCGTCAACCGCGGATTCGAAAAATGCCTCACCCTTTATCCCATGCAAAGCTGGGAGCCGATGTTCGCCAAAATTAGTACTCTGAATGATTTTGACCCAAAAGTAAGGGCATTTAGAAGACAATTTTTAGGAGGAGCAACGGAAGTGGAAGCGGATACAGCAGGAAGACTGCTACTGCCCTCCACACTTCGTGATTTTGCGGGACTGACCAAAAACATCATTCTGGTCGCAGCGGTAGATAAAATTGAGATTTGGGATGCGGAAGCCTACAAAAAGATCTTTGAAGAATTCTCAGCGGATCATTTCAGTGAACTGGCTCGTGAGGTCATGGTAAAACCGGAGCCCAAGCATGAATAG
- a CDS encoding winged helix-turn-helix transcriptional regulator, whose amino-acid sequence MYRIDNKEFPCSTSLTMKYIGGKWKAVILMHLIKAKRYNQLRKQLPMVTERTISLQLKELEEDGLISRTVYAEKPPLKVEYALTEFGRTLIPLLTSIAAWGKKAASRQERVVELPDNIN is encoded by the coding sequence ATGTATCGCATAGATAATAAAGAATTCCCCTGTAGTACCAGTCTAACCATGAAATATATTGGTGGCAAATGGAAGGCAGTTATATTAATGCATCTGATTAAAGCAAAGCGTTATAATCAGTTGCGAAAACAGCTGCCCATGGTAACAGAACGTACTATCAGCTTGCAGTTAAAAGAACTGGAAGAAGATGGACTTATCTCCAGAACAGTATATGCAGAAAAGCCGCCTCTAAAGGTGGAGTATGCGTTAACGGAGTTCGGCAGGACCCTTATACCGTTGTTAACCTCTATCGCTGCGTGGGGTAAGAAAGCTGCCAGCAGGCAGGAACGTGTAGTGGAGTTACCAGATAATATAAACTAA
- a CDS encoding glycoside hydrolase family 130 protein, producing MRKFSLVLLMLTIGFVSQILGQKYTVGSFNLRYDNKGDSINAWPHRKDKIAELIRFYDFDCLGTQEGLHHQLEQLKRALKVYDYVGVGRDDGQQKGEYAAIFYKKHKFEVLKSGTFWLSGTDLDHPNKGWDAVLPRICSWASFKDKKSGVVFYYFNTHFDHVGVKARSESARLITKMIKNIAGDEPFVLTGDFNVDQHGDSYAAMHNNGIMRDAFETAPVKMAFTGTFNAFNPDAFTESRIDHVFLGGGFKARRYGVLTETYRLQTTTGQRAASDNFPGQVHLTKSRALTLSDHFPILVQCSLESNSNAVSQSLPAWAMGPFLRPRPAAPLLQPDNSTIFRDPMTGKNVHWESGAAFNPAATIKDNKIVVLYRAEDLSGELKIGGHTSRIGYSESTDGIHLARRSKPVLYPSNDNRKPHDWPGGCEDPRVAMTADGLYVMMYTEWDHKTPRLSVATSRDLVHWDKHGEAFHKSYGGKYARVPTKSASIVTGLTNGRQYIQKVNGKYLMYWGEQFVNLATSENLIDWTPMVDNQGELVRLFAPREGYFDSQLTECGPPALITDKGILMLYNGKNASGVKGDTAYPAGAYCGGQVLFDLQEPTKVIGRLDKPFFVPEEPFEKTGQYKDGTVFLEGMAYYKNRWYLYYGCADSRVGVAIYGPKVNQ from the coding sequence ATGCGTAAATTTTCTTTGGTACTCTTAATGCTGACGATAGGATTTGTAAGTCAGATCCTGGGCCAAAAGTATACTGTCGGCTCCTTTAACCTCCGTTATGATAATAAGGGTGATTCTATTAATGCCTGGCCCCATCGTAAGGACAAGATAGCCGAGCTTATCCGCTTCTATGACTTCGATTGTTTGGGAACCCAAGAAGGCTTACATCATCAATTGGAACAGCTTAAGAGGGCGCTGAAGGTCTATGATTATGTCGGCGTAGGCAGAGATGATGGTCAGCAAAAAGGCGAATATGCAGCTATCTTTTATAAGAAGCATAAATTTGAAGTGCTAAAATCAGGCACATTCTGGCTGTCGGGGACAGATCTGGATCATCCGAATAAAGGTTGGGATGCGGTCTTGCCCAGAATATGCAGCTGGGCCTCTTTTAAAGATAAAAAGTCCGGGGTGGTTTTTTATTATTTTAATACACATTTTGATCATGTGGGTGTCAAGGCCAGATCAGAAAGTGCAAGACTCATCACAAAGATGATCAAAAATATCGCGGGGGATGAACCTTTTGTTTTGACCGGTGACTTCAATGTCGATCAGCATGGTGATAGTTATGCAGCTATGCACAATAATGGAATTATGCGGGACGCTTTTGAAACCGCACCTGTTAAAATGGCCTTTACGGGAACTTTCAATGCTTTTAATCCTGACGCCTTTACCGAAAGTCGTATCGATCATGTCTTTTTGGGCGGCGGATTTAAAGCCAGGCGTTACGGTGTACTGACTGAAACCTACAGACTACAGACAACAACTGGCCAGCGTGCTGCGTCTGACAATTTTCCGGGCCAGGTGCATTTAACCAAATCCAGAGCACTTACGCTATCCGATCATTTTCCAATTCTGGTGCAGTGCAGCCTTGAAAGCAACAGCAATGCGGTTAGCCAATCGTTGCCAGCCTGGGCTATGGGGCCTTTCTTGCGGCCAAGACCGGCAGCGCCCTTACTACAGCCGGATAACAGCACGATTTTTAGGGATCCAATGACCGGCAAAAATGTCCACTGGGAATCGGGTGCGGCTTTTAATCCGGCAGCCACTATTAAGGATAATAAAATTGTCGTTTTATACCGGGCCGAAGATTTGTCCGGAGAATTAAAAATCGGTGGACACACTTCCCGGATTGGCTATAGCGAATCCACGGATGGGATTCATTTGGCAAGGCGGTCCAAGCCGGTTCTCTATCCCTCAAATGACAACAGAAAACCTCATGACTGGCCCGGGGGTTGTGAAGATCCCCGGGTAGCGATGACAGCAGATGGGTTGTATGTGATGATGTATACTGAATGGGATCATAAAACGCCCAGACTTTCTGTAGCAACCTCCAGGGATCTGGTCCATTGGGATAAACACGGGGAAGCCTTTCATAAATCTTATGGCGGAAAATATGCACGTGTACCCACCAAATCGGCCTCAATTGTTACCGGGTTAACCAATGGCCGGCAATATATTCAGAAGGTAAACGGAAAGTATCTGATGTATTGGGGGGAGCAGTTTGTCAATCTGGCTACCTCCGAAAATCTGATCGACTGGACACCTATGGTTGACAATCAAGGAGAACTGGTTAGGTTATTTGCGCCAAGAGAAGGGTATTTTGATAGCCAACTGACAGAATGTGGCCCGCCGGCACTTATCACGGATAAAGGAATCCTCATGCTGTATAATGGTAAAAACGCAAGTGGGGTTAAGGGGGATACAGCCTACCCAGCCGGTGCTTATTGCGGTGGCCAGGTACTCTTTGATCTCCAAGAGCCAACCAAAGTCATTGGACGATTGGATAAACCATTCTTTGTGCCCGAAGAACCTTTTGAAAAGACAGGGCAGTATAAAGACGGTACCGTCTTTTTAGAGGGTATGGCCTATTATAAGAATAGATGGTATTTATATTACGGCTGCGCAGACTCCCGAGTGGGTGTGGCCATCTATGGTCCGAAAGTTAATCAATAA